The region AATCGCTGCTTCAAGTATAACTATTCCAAAAGGTTCGATTCTTGACGGCAAAACATACACATCTATTAATTGATAATAATTATATATATCCTTTTTCGAGTTAAATACTTTTGCATTAAGTTGATGAACAGAAATAAATGACTTAATTTCATTTTCATCTTTTCCATTTCCGATCAATAATAAGAATATATTTTTATTAGTTTCACTCAAGAGCCTGAACGCTTCTAATAAAATATCAATACCCTTCTCCAAATAATCGAGCCTTCCAAAGTAACCAATAACAAAATTATCAGGCTGAATATTAAGTTCACTCATTATTTCTTCTTTAGATCTTCCGGTAAAAATTTCAGATTGATCCACTGAATTGTAAATAACTTTAAGCCGTTCTTCCTTAATTTTAAAATTCTTTATCAAATGTTCTTTAATAAAATTACTACAAGGAATCAGCATATCTGCTTTATAACTAATTATTTTATTGCCGTATACTTTACTTTGAACAGAAGTAATCGTCTTTACTGATAAAAATAATTTTAACAATTTGGATAAAGCATCAAAGTATCTGTGATGTGAATGTATAATTTGTATAGAATTATTTTTACAGTATTTAGCAAGCGACTTGAATATTTTTATTGCTCCAATAACCGAATTCCTTTTATACTTTAATAAAGTTGGATGAAATCCAAAATCAGTAAATCTACTCAGTCCATCTCCATCCAGCGCAATCAAGTGATGTTCAAAATCCCTCGAAGTATTTTTTGTAATTTGAGAAATAGTTCGAGTAACACCGCACGAAAGATTCAACTCTGTTTGTAAGTGCAAAATTTTAATCATTGGTCAAGAAACTTCTCTTAATTTTTTCTTGAACTCTTTATCTAAGCCTTTGAATGTAGTAAATTTTTGAACCCAGTATTGAAGTCGAAGTCGGAATCTTTTCCGTTTGAACCAAATTAAAATATTTTCTGGTAAAAAGGTTAAAATATATGCGATAAGTACACGATAGTTTAAATTCCAAAAATTTATCTGATTCCAATAAACCCTGGCAAGTTTTTTGTCACCGTAAAAAAACTCCCTCCAAGCTTTTAACTTAGTTTGTTCAGAAAACCCATATATACCAAAAGAGTATTTTATATCATTGTAATATGGTTCTTGAAGTAAATAAACTTTCTTATCTAAATTTTTAATATTTGAATTTGTCAAAGATTCATTTCTTATTCTAACATATTGTAAAAAGTCTGTTACAAATAAGAATCTGCTATCATTTTTAATCCTTAACCATAAATCATAATCTTCAAAGACTTCAATATTTTCATTATACCCGCCAAACTTAATAATATGTTTTCTGTTGAACAGAAAAGTTGAATTAGTAAAATGACCGTGTAAGGCAAGTATGTCATTTATATTTCGGTTATCAAAATTATTTTTTAATGTATAGAGAATTCGGTCTTCTTTAAAAAATGCAGCATCAGTAAAGCAGATTTCGTTTTCAAAGTTAGTGATAGATTTGACTTGCTTTTCAAATCTTAATGGATGAGCAATATCATCAGCATCCATAATAGAAATCCAATCGTATTTTGCAAATGATAATCCAAAATTTAGTGCTTTGCTTCTGCCCAAATGCTCATTTTTTTTATATACAATCCTTCCATCTTCAAATGATTTTACAATTTCATCAGTATTATCACTTGATCCGTCATCAATAATTAAAAATTCAAAATCCTTGAATGTCTGGTTTAAAATACTTTTTATCGCCTGAGAAATGTATTTGCCACAATTATAAGTTGTCATCAAAACAGTAATTGCAAAATTCATACTAAGTTTCTTTAACTTTCTGAAAATCTATTCGAAACATTGCATAAAACATTTTGTTAATTTGCGGCAGAACACCTTTAGCTCTTAATAAGCTGATAAATCTATGCCCTAAAATTGATACCAGTAATAATCTGAAGATTTTCAATTTTGAGACTGACTTTTCTTCCAGTGATTTAAGTAGATATTTTCGGCAGCGTGAAATATCACCATAGTAGTATTCAAGTAATCCTTTTCTAAAATTATTTCTAAAATCCTTTTGAACAATTTTAGGAGTATTTAAATAACTTAAGGCATTGGTGTAGTGATTTGACTTCTGAATGTGTAAGTATTTATGAGATATTGAATCACTAACTTTTCTGTACGTATATAAATTCTCTTGTATGTTTTTAACTTTAAATCCACCAAGCAAAAGTCGTAATAATAATTCAAGATCACCAGCAGCAATTAAATCCTCTTTGTATCCTCCAATTTTTAATAAGTTTTCTTTTAATACCATTATTGAAGGAAAGCATATTGAGTTAAATAATGGAGCTAAAAACTCTATATGTTCATGATCTTCAGGAAATTTTTTTTTGGCTATTACTCTTCCGGATTGATCGATTAACATACAATTAGTCCCAACTATTTGTATATGATCATTTTCTATTAAAAAATTATACTGTCTTTCAAGTCTCTCACTATCAGAAATATCATCTGCATCCATCAATGCGATAAATTTTCCTGAAGCAACTGAAATCCCAAAATTCCTTGAAGCTGACACTCCTTTGTTGGTAAAAGAAAAATATCTAATCCTTTTATCAGAGAAATTTTTAACTATGTTTTCAGACTTATCCGTTGAACCATCAATAATAATTATTAATTCAAAGTTTTTAAATGTCTGATTTAAAATACTTTGAATGGCTTCTCCAATATATTTTTCTGCATTATACACAGGCATAATTACAGATATTTCAGGATTCGTCATCTTATTCGAGTAATAATTTCTTTCTTGCAAGTGGAGAAAATAGTGTTTTCAGATATAAAAATGGATAATACTTCCTTGGTTGATATTGAAAAAGTCTATTGAAGTAGTATCGACTGAATATTTCCACATTAAAGTTATACAAACTTATAATTTCTTGGTTAATAAACACTCTTTGATTATCTGGTAATTCTTTACTTATTAATTTCAATAGCTTGATGAAATCTTTTAGCATACAAAAGTATAATGCAACCAGAAACCTATTCAATAATAATTTCCTTTTGTATTTTTTGATTTGTTCAGGTTGAAGATATTTATTTATTAATTTAACATAACTTAAACTTTGATAGACAAACCTATACTTACTAAAAGCAGGCTTAGAACCAGCGGCAACTAAATTCCTATGATAAGCAATCGCTTCATCACAATAGTCAATTAAATATCCTGCATTTAAAAGTCGAATTGAAAAGTCTGTTTCATGAGCGTAAATAAAAAATCTATTATCAAATCCACCAATCTCATCTATACAACTCTTTCTTATTAATACTCCACAGCCAATAAAATCTTTAAAAGGTGGAGAAAAATCTTTTGTCTCATAAATATTTCTACTTTTATCAAAAATATTTAAGGCAACTATGCCGACTTTATTTTTTTCAAGCAAAATATTAACAACTTGTAATAAAGCATTTCTATCCGGATAACTATCATCATCTAAAACTAAAACATATTCTCCTTTGGCAACTTTAAAACCTTCATTCCAGCCGGCGATGCCAACATTCTTTTCCATTTGTATTAGCCGCACTGACGGGAATTCATTTTTAACCATTTCTGCGCTTCCATCACTTGAGGAATTATCTACAACTATAACTTCTATGTTTTTATAGTCCTGTTCATAAACTTTAGTCAAAGTGT is a window of Ignavibacterium sp. DNA encoding:
- a CDS encoding glycosyltransferase family A protein, giving the protein MNFAITVLMTTYNCGKYISQAIKSILNQTFKDFEFLIIDDGSSDNTDEIVKSFEDGRIVYKKNEHLGRSKALNFGLSFAKYDWISIMDADDIAHPLRFEKQVKSITNFENEICFTDAAFFKEDRILYTLKNNFDNRNINDILALHGHFTNSTFLFNRKHIIKFGGYNENIEVFEDYDLWLRIKNDSRFLFVTDFLQYVRIRNESLTNSNIKNLDKKVYLLQEPYYNDIKYSFGIYGFSEQTKLKAWREFFYGDKKLARVYWNQINFWNLNYRVLIAYILTFLPENILIWFKRKRFRLRLQYWVQKFTTFKGLDKEFKKKLREVS
- a CDS encoding glycosyltransferase family 2 protein → MTNPEISVIMPVYNAEKYIGEAIQSILNQTFKNFELIIIIDGSTDKSENIVKNFSDKRIRYFSFTNKGVSASRNFGISVASGKFIALMDADDISDSERLERQYNFLIENDHIQIVGTNCMLIDQSGRVIAKKKFPEDHEHIEFLAPLFNSICFPSIMVLKENLLKIGGYKEDLIAAGDLELLLRLLLGGFKVKNIQENLYTYRKVSDSISHKYLHIQKSNHYTNALSYLNTPKIVQKDFRNNFRKGLLEYYYGDISRCRKYLLKSLEEKSVSKLKIFRLLLVSILGHRFISLLRAKGVLPQINKMFYAMFRIDFQKVKET
- a CDS encoding glycosyltransferase family 2 protein, whose protein sequence is MNDKPLVTVNILSFNRKDELRNTLTKVYEQDYKNIEVIVVDNSSSDGSAEMVKNEFPSVRLIQMEKNVGIAGWNEGFKVAKGEYVLVLDDDSYPDRNALLQVVNILLEKNKVGIVALNIFDKSRNIYETKDFSPPFKDFIGCGVLIRKSCIDEIGGFDNRFFIYAHETDFSIRLLNAGYLIDYCDEAIAYHRNLVAAGSKPAFSKYRFVYQSLSYVKLINKYLQPEQIKKYKRKLLLNRFLVALYFCMLKDFIKLLKLISKELPDNQRVFINQEIISLYNFNVEIFSRYYFNRLFQYQPRKYYPFLYLKTLFSPLARKKLLLE
- a CDS encoding glycosyltransferase family 4 protein, producing MIKILHLQTELNLSCGVTRTISQITKNTSRDFEHHLIALDGDGLSRFTDFGFHPTLLKYKRNSVIGAIKIFKSLAKYCKNNSIQIIHSHHRYFDALSKLLKLFLSVKTITSVQSKVYGNKIISYKADMLIPCSNFIKEHLIKNFKIKEERLKVIYNSVDQSEIFTGRSKEEIMSELNIQPDNFVIGYFGRLDYLEKGIDILLEAFRLLSETNKNIFLLLIGNGKDENEIKSFISVHQLNAKVFNSKKDIYNYYQLIDVYVLPSRIEPFGIVILEAAIMKKPVVASNVDGIPELIDHEINGLLFEPENIDDLITKIIKILDNPKLKNEYVQNLYRKVMDTFTTEKTIPLFERVYRDVIK